A region from the Primulina huaijiensis isolate GDHJ02 unplaced genomic scaffold, ASM1229523v2 scaffold206962, whole genome shotgun sequence genome encodes:
- the LOC140966525 gene encoding protein JASON-like, with the protein EPVVSRNKTSLSSLLVSDEDYSLGKEEGGQNSQNEEVYFRELKEQAKFLKACGTLAETPNEIRKASERWVDISSQNGEQKPLNFNSWLPNASIEKFNLGKQPLDSPQPVKICEEGIAGSVEDTPTSCLTDGLTRRKSTSSDLQNVLTPKDEKHNDSEASSVAPGALAPSEQFQNKSVRFDCDYDRSPYSSKGSTSESASQHSKGSGSAGHFSLSKPSVNPTPLKLTDEMQTPGTVFPQYLDNLAHGKTSRVRSQFVYPVPKPVDSLHQLEEYNSDSNDLIGSHNLNDEATPMSVSMLDITMKDVSVQKEMKDNAGLGSWSKPPSSKQDDNKKLSGSSSGENVICRKVSGDRPILGMVAAHWNDDENSRISPKWWDGNGIPNSTNKYKE; encoded by the exons GGTCAGAATTCACAAAATGAGGAAGTTTATTTCAGGGAGCTCAAGGAACAG GCCAAGTTCCTCAAGGCTTGTGGAACTTTAGCTGAAACTCCCAATGAAATCCGAAAAGCCTCAGAGAGATGGGTGGATATATCTTCTCAAAATGGAGAACAAAAACCTTTGAATTTCAATTCATGGCTTCCCAACGCTTCCATTGAGAAATTTAATCTAGGGAAGCAACCTCTTGACTCTCCACAACCTGtcaaaatttgtgaagaagGGATAGCAGGTTCTGTGGAGGATACTCCTACCAG CTGCTTGACTGATGGGCTTACCAGAAGGAAATCTACCAGCAGTGATCTTCAGAATGTTCTTACACCCAAAGATGAAAAGCATAACGATTCTGAAGCTTCATCGGTTGCACCAGGGGCCTTAGCTCCAAGTGAACAGTTCCAAAACAAATCTGTTCGTTTTGATTGTGACTATGATAGGTCTCCATATTCTTCAAAAGGATCTACGTCTGAAAGTGCTAGTCAACACTCAAAAGGATCAGGGTCAGCTGGACATTTTAGTTTGTCCAAGCCATCAGTCAATCCAACACCACTGAAACTAACGGATGAAATGCAAACACCTGGCACTGTATTCCCTCAATATTTGGATAATTTGGCTCATGGAAAAACTTCCAGGGTCAGGTCTCAATTTGTGTACCCTGTACCGAAACCAGTTGATAGTCTCCACCAGTTGGAGGAATATAATTCAGATTCCAATGACCTGATTGGATCTCATAACCTAAATGATGAAGCAACCCCGATGTCAGTTTCAATGTTAGACATCACAATGAAGGACGTTTCAGTTCAAAAAGAGATGAAGGATAACGCAGGCTTGGGTTCTTGGTCCAAACCACCCTCATCCAAGCAAGATGACAACAAGAAACTATCTGGTTCATCATCAGGTGAAAATGTTATTTGTCGTAAAGTTTCCGGCGATAGACCTATTCTTGGTATGGTGGCTGCCCATTGGAATGATGATGAAAATTCTCGTATTTCACCTAAATGGTGGGATGGGAATGGGATTCCAAATTCAACTAACAAATACAAAGAG